The Pangasianodon hypophthalmus isolate fPanHyp1 chromosome 13, fPanHyp1.pri, whole genome shotgun sequence genome includes a window with the following:
- the stx18 gene encoding syntaxin-18 — translation MCGAVMAVDITLLFKASVKTVKTRNKAIGVGPESAKDELVRRNRPKNSFSSKAKEVISNITKLKDFLLQHRKDYVNAGSLLSSDVTRMTDCERDQIDQDAQIFMRTCSDAIRQLRTEAEKTVISAQMKEHRGAVLDLIEVYLKGVCKVYSEQRAIRVKRVVDKKRLSRLEPEQKMKVEKPQSEDTEKAVPEESSEKPTCDSGVDLWEDSRVEDELSPEEIQMFEQENQRLVSEMNSLVDEVRQIEGKVVEISRLQEIFSEKVLQQETEIDNIHQLVVGATENVKEGNEDIREAIKNNAGFRVWILFFLVMCSFSLLFLDWYDS, via the exons ATGTGTGGAGCAGTAATGGCGGTGGATATCACTCTACTGTTCAAGGCGAGCGTGAAAACGGTGAAGACGCGCAACAAGGCGATCGGTGTGGGACCAGAGAGTGCAAAGGATGAGCTCGTGCGGAGAAACAGACCAAAAAACAGCTTCTCCAGCAAAGCCAAGGAAGTG ATCTCCAACATCACCAAGCTAAAGGATTTCCTGTTGCAGCACAGAAAGGACTATGTGAACGCTGGCAG ttTACTCTCCTCAGATGTGACTCGTATGACAGACTGTGAGAGAGACCAGATAGATCAGGATGCTCAGATCTTCATGAGAACGTGTTCGGATGCCATCAGACAGCTGAGAACTGAAG cagAGAAGACGGTGATCTCTGCTCAGATGAAGGAGCATCGTGGGGCTGTGCTGGACCTGATAGAAGTCTACCTTAAAG gtgtgtgtaaggtgtactCGGAGCAAAGAGCGATCCGTGTGAAGAGAGTGGTGGATAAGAAGAGACT GTCTCGGCTGGAACcagaacagaaaatgaaagtgGAAAAACCTCAGAGTGAAGATACAGAGAAAGCTGTACCAGAGGAAAGCAGTG AGAAGCCAACGTGTGATAGTGGTGTTGATCTGTGGGAGGACAGCAGAGTGGAGGACGAGCTCTCACCTGAGGAAATTCAGATG TTTGAGCAGGAGAatcagaggctggtgagtgagaTGAATAGTCTGGTGGATGAAGTaag GCAGATTGAAGGTAAGGTGGTGGAGATCTCTCGGCTGCAGGAGATTTTTTCGGAGAAAGTTctgcagcag gaGACAGAAATTGATAATATTCATCAGCTGGTTGTTGGAGCCACAGAAAACGTTAAAGAAGGCAATGAAGACATTCGAGAG GCAATTAAGAATAACGCAGGTTTCCGTGTTTGGATCCTCTTCTTCCTGGTCATGTGCTCCTTCTCTCTGCTCTTCCTGGACTGGTATGACAGCTAA